The following are from one region of the Silene latifolia isolate original U9 population chromosome 9, ASM4854445v1, whole genome shotgun sequence genome:
- the LOC141599182 gene encoding wall-associated receptor kinase 17-like isoform X1, with translation MCSEFVSGSSKGYRCSCLAGYQGNPYLGPAGCTDIDECLNPKLNNCSDICVNSPGSFKCYCPKGHHGDGMTTGSGCISNNSQFAIKFSLGMSFGVLICMSFMALIYFSIRKKKLIKLREKFFENNGGMLLKQQLAPYEGKEKSNGSFKIYSSHELRSITDNYSEARILGKGGYGIVYKGILKDGSAVAVKMSKFVEKTQIEQFINEVAILTQINHRNVVRLKGCCLETEVPVLVYEYISNGTLFEHIHRKGGAYWLTWRNCIRLAMEAANALSYLHSAASPPIIHRDVKSSNILIDDSFKAKISDFGASRLISIEQTEVTTLVLGTRGYLDPEYFQTSVLTEKSDVYSFGVLLAELLTKQLPLSLERKIEERNLAAYFLQAMKEDRLLEVLDPQLVSEASDEEQLFDVAKLVKNCLSVKGEDRPTMSEVAARLEGLKNRINHPWLGQSYDDSTSLLGHQDLYPICSSDNNPSTGEASGQNAMLIEMSQPR, from the exons ATGTGCAGTGAGTTTGTGAGTGGCAGTTCAAAAGGATATCGATGTAGTTGCCTAGCTGGATATCAGGGTAATCCATATCTGGGTCCTGCTGGATGCACAG ATATTGATGAATGTCTGAATCCGAAATTGAACAACTGCTCGGATATTTGTGTTAACAGCCCTGGAAGTTTCAAATGCTACTGCCCTAAAGGACATCATGGCGATGGTATGACCACCGGAAGTGGTTGTATTAGTAACAACTCCCAATTTGCTATCAAATTCAGCCTCG GAATGAGCTTCGGAGTCTTAATCTGCATGTCATTTATGGCCTTGATATATTTTTCCATCAGGAAGAAGAAGCTTATCAAACTGAGAGAGAAATTCTTCGAGAATAATGGAGGAATGTTATTGAAACAACAACTTGCTCCTTACGAAGGAAAGGAGAAGAGCAACGGGTCATTCAAAATATACTCCTCACACGAACTAAGATCAATAACCGATAATTATAGTGAAGCTCGTATTTTAGGCAAGGGAGGTTACGGCATTGTATACAAAGGCATTTTAAAAGATGGTAGTGCAGTTGCAGTCAAAATGTCAAAATTCGTTGAAAAGACTCAAATTGAGCAATTCATCAACGAGGTCGCTATTCTCACTCAGATCAACCATCGGAATGTGGTGAGGCTCAAAGGATGCTGCTTGGAGACTGAAGTTCCGGTCCTAGTCTATGAGTACATCTCCAATGGAACATTATTCGAGCATATCCATAGAAAAGGAGGCGCTTATTGGCTTACCTGGAGAAATTGCATAAGGCTGGCCATGGAGGCAGCTAATGCTCTATCTTACCTACACTCAGCAGCATCGCCTCCAATTATACACAGAGATGTCAAGTCGTCCAACATTTTGATCGATGATAGCTTCAAAGCTAAGATATCTGATTTTGGGGCCTCAAGATTAATATCCATTGAGCAAACTGAAGTAACAACATTGGTGCTAGGGACACGAGGCTACTTGGATCCAGAGTACTTTCAGACAAGCGTGCTAACAGAAAAGAGTGATGTCTATAGCTTTGGAGTTCTTCTGGCTGAGCTACTTACCAAACAACTGCCTTTGAGCCTAGAGAGAAAAATCGAAGAGAGAAATTTGGCCGCGTATTTTCTCCAAGCAATGAAAGAGGATCGGTTGTTGGAAGTCCTCGATCCTCAGTTAGTGAGTGAAGCAAGTGATGAAGAACAGCTCTTTGATGTAGCTAAGCTGGTGAAGAATTGTCTTAGTGTCAAAGGCGAAGACAGGCCTACTATGAGCGAAGTGGCCGCTCGTTTAGAGGGTTTGAAGAATCGAATAAATCATCCATGGTTGGGCCAGAGCTATGACGATTCAACGAGCCTACTAGGCCATCAGGATCTTTATCCCATTTGCTCAAGTGATAACAATCCAAGTACAGGGGAAGCATCAGGACAGAATGCTATGCTTATTGAAATGAGCCAACCTCGTTGA
- the LOC141599182 gene encoding wall-associated receptor kinase 17-like isoform X2 produces the protein MSFGVLICMSFMALIYFSIRKKKLIKLREKFFENNGGMLLKQQLAPYEGKEKSNGSFKIYSSHELRSITDNYSEARILGKGGYGIVYKGILKDGSAVAVKMSKFVEKTQIEQFINEVAILTQINHRNVVRLKGCCLETEVPVLVYEYISNGTLFEHIHRKGGAYWLTWRNCIRLAMEAANALSYLHSAASPPIIHRDVKSSNILIDDSFKAKISDFGASRLISIEQTEVTTLVLGTRGYLDPEYFQTSVLTEKSDVYSFGVLLAELLTKQLPLSLERKIEERNLAAYFLQAMKEDRLLEVLDPQLVSEASDEEQLFDVAKLVKNCLSVKGEDRPTMSEVAARLEGLKNRINHPWLGQSYDDSTSLLGHQDLYPICSSDNNPSTGEASGQNAMLIEMSQPR, from the coding sequence ATGAGCTTCGGAGTCTTAATCTGCATGTCATTTATGGCCTTGATATATTTTTCCATCAGGAAGAAGAAGCTTATCAAACTGAGAGAGAAATTCTTCGAGAATAATGGAGGAATGTTATTGAAACAACAACTTGCTCCTTACGAAGGAAAGGAGAAGAGCAACGGGTCATTCAAAATATACTCCTCACACGAACTAAGATCAATAACCGATAATTATAGTGAAGCTCGTATTTTAGGCAAGGGAGGTTACGGCATTGTATACAAAGGCATTTTAAAAGATGGTAGTGCAGTTGCAGTCAAAATGTCAAAATTCGTTGAAAAGACTCAAATTGAGCAATTCATCAACGAGGTCGCTATTCTCACTCAGATCAACCATCGGAATGTGGTGAGGCTCAAAGGATGCTGCTTGGAGACTGAAGTTCCGGTCCTAGTCTATGAGTACATCTCCAATGGAACATTATTCGAGCATATCCATAGAAAAGGAGGCGCTTATTGGCTTACCTGGAGAAATTGCATAAGGCTGGCCATGGAGGCAGCTAATGCTCTATCTTACCTACACTCAGCAGCATCGCCTCCAATTATACACAGAGATGTCAAGTCGTCCAACATTTTGATCGATGATAGCTTCAAAGCTAAGATATCTGATTTTGGGGCCTCAAGATTAATATCCATTGAGCAAACTGAAGTAACAACATTGGTGCTAGGGACACGAGGCTACTTGGATCCAGAGTACTTTCAGACAAGCGTGCTAACAGAAAAGAGTGATGTCTATAGCTTTGGAGTTCTTCTGGCTGAGCTACTTACCAAACAACTGCCTTTGAGCCTAGAGAGAAAAATCGAAGAGAGAAATTTGGCCGCGTATTTTCTCCAAGCAATGAAAGAGGATCGGTTGTTGGAAGTCCTCGATCCTCAGTTAGTGAGTGAAGCAAGTGATGAAGAACAGCTCTTTGATGTAGCTAAGCTGGTGAAGAATTGTCTTAGTGTCAAAGGCGAAGACAGGCCTACTATGAGCGAAGTGGCCGCTCGTTTAGAGGGTTTGAAGAATCGAATAAATCATCCATGGTTGGGCCAGAGCTATGACGATTCAACGAGCCTACTAGGCCATCAGGATCTTTATCCCATTTGCTCAAGTGATAACAATCCAAGTACAGGGGAAGCATCAGGACAGAATGCTATGCTTATTGAAATGAGCCAACCTCGTTGA